One region of Exiguobacterium acetylicum genomic DNA includes:
- a CDS encoding DUF72 domain-containing protein: MIYIGVTGWGDHDSLYLTPQDRKEKLAAYAGHFPAVEVDSTFYAIQPERNYEKWTSETPDGFRFIVKVHRAMSGHDRDNKDPLGPIFEQYIASIEPMRKSGKIAAILVQLPPWFDVSKMHLEYLQTIRKSLAGLPVAIEFRNPSWYSEAYRERTLRFLKEHQFIHTICDEPQTEDGSVPFVPVVTQETAFIRLHGRNKAGWLKKPGQSSEDWRKVRCLYRYSEDELQELASHVRDVAAEAKDVYVFFNNNSAGDAAPNAKRLIEILDLDYELAPRQISLF, translated from the coding sequence ATGATATATATCGGTGTCACGGGCTGGGGAGATCATGATAGTCTCTACTTGACCCCGCAAGATCGTAAAGAGAAACTGGCTGCCTATGCCGGTCATTTTCCAGCGGTCGAGGTCGACTCGACATTCTATGCGATTCAACCGGAACGAAACTATGAGAAATGGACATCCGAGACGCCGGACGGTTTTCGCTTCATTGTCAAGGTTCACCGGGCGATGAGTGGGCACGACCGGGATAACAAAGATCCGCTCGGACCGATTTTTGAACAATATATCGCGTCGATCGAACCGATGCGAAAGAGTGGAAAGATTGCGGCGATCCTCGTGCAGTTGCCGCCCTGGTTCGATGTCAGCAAAATGCACTTGGAATATTTGCAAACGATTCGAAAATCACTTGCCGGACTGCCGGTCGCGATCGAGTTCCGAAATCCATCGTGGTATTCGGAAGCTTATCGTGAGCGAACGCTCCGTTTTCTGAAGGAACATCAGTTCATTCATACGATTTGTGACGAACCGCAGACGGAAGATGGTTCCGTACCATTCGTACCGGTCGTGACGCAGGAGACGGCATTCATCCGCCTCCACGGACGAAATAAAGCCGGTTGGTTAAAGAAACCCGGTCAAAGCAGCGAAGATTGGCGAAAAGTCCGCTGTCTCTATCGGTACTCAGAAGACGAGCTACAAGAACTCGCAAGTCACGTCCGCGATGTTGCAGCGGAAGCAAAGGATGTCTATGTCTTTTTTAATAACAACTCAGCAGGAGATGCTGCCCCGAATGCGAAACGATTAATCGAGATTCTCGATCTCGACTATGAACTCGCGCCGCGACAAATCTCTTTGTTCTAA
- a CDS encoding acyltransferase yields MKFYQEIPVIRSIAAIMVVAVHVIAGLYHSKGEFENEAIGYIDQFSRIGTPIFAIISAFLLMSMVQRKGFDFGTFVKSRFSKIFIPYLIWSTIYLVYRYHVEDSLKPGMPLSDYFLYGTANFHLYFILTVLQFYVVFPVLARLKKGTLLLVATVAAMGVNYFWLTSGSLTTDIEFLDRLVNSRSFLLNWIAYFMMGITYAVYYEEIQQILKRHRTILLLISGLIILDIWVSIDLERTYTSTNISNLVYIPFVLVVLNYVFRRVQTDATAMRIFQTIGTHSMGIYLIHPLVIRGIGRTDLFAYFDSASMFICAMIVTLAASISVSYVISLLPYGNYIVPVPKRRAPAPKIVEAQSTAS; encoded by the coding sequence ATGAAATTTTATCAAGAAATTCCTGTCATTCGATCGATTGCGGCAATCATGGTCGTCGCTGTCCATGTCATCGCTGGTTTGTATCATTCGAAAGGGGAATTCGAAAATGAAGCGATTGGTTACATCGATCAATTTTCTCGGATTGGTACGCCGATCTTTGCCATCATCAGTGCGTTTCTGTTGATGTCGATGGTCCAGCGCAAAGGATTCGATTTCGGAACATTCGTCAAGTCACGTTTCTCTAAAATCTTTATTCCTTACCTGATTTGGAGCACGATCTACCTCGTGTATCGTTATCATGTAGAAGATAGTTTAAAACCAGGTATGCCGCTATCGGATTACTTCCTTTATGGAACAGCAAACTTCCATCTGTACTTCATTTTGACGGTACTTCAGTTTTATGTCGTATTTCCGGTACTTGCACGACTTAAGAAAGGAACATTGCTGCTTGTTGCGACAGTGGCGGCGATGGGCGTCAACTACTTCTGGCTGACTTCAGGAAGCTTAACGACAGACATCGAGTTTCTGGATCGACTCGTCAATAGCCGATCTTTCTTACTCAATTGGATTGCCTATTTCATGATGGGGATTACATATGCCGTCTATTATGAAGAGATTCAACAAATTCTAAAGCGTCATCGGACAATCTTATTGCTGATCAGTGGATTGATCATCCTTGATATTTGGGTCAGTATCGACCTAGAGCGGACGTACACGTCGACGAACATTTCGAACCTTGTGTACATCCCGTTCGTCCTCGTCGTCTTGAACTACGTCTTCCGCCGTGTCCAGACGGATGCGACAGCGATGCGCATCTTCCAGACGATCGGAACGCATTCGATGGGGATTTACCTGATTCATCCGCTCGTCATTCGCGGAATCGGTCGGACGGATCTCTTCGCTTACTTCGACTCTGCGAGTATGTTCATTTGTGCGATGATCGTCACGCTTGCGGCTTCGATTTCTGTCTCTTATGTGATCAGTTTATTGCCGTACGGAAACTATATCGTTCCGGTTCCAAAACGAAGAGCTCCTGCTCCGAAAATCGTCGAGGCACAGTCTACTGCTTCATGA
- a CDS encoding dihydrofolate reductase family protein, translated as MRDIVYSFQVSLDGYIEDASGRIDFASPDAELHQYFNDYEKAFDTHVYGRRLYEMMQYWETTDQEDEPIIVEYAKTWQALEKVVFSRTLDAVEGNTRLATTSLAEELQTLKALPGKQIAIGGATLAAEAIELGLVDRYHVVIYPVLLGSGKRMFPVFDQLQTLRLVETRVFASGCIALSYEKI; from the coding sequence ATGCGTGACATCGTCTATTCCTTTCAAGTCTCGCTTGACGGTTATATCGAAGATGCGTCGGGCAGGATCGATTTCGCTTCACCGGATGCGGAATTACATCAGTATTTCAATGACTATGAGAAAGCGTTCGATACCCATGTCTACGGACGTCGTTTGTACGAAATGATGCAATACTGGGAGACAACGGATCAGGAAGACGAGCCGATTATCGTTGAGTATGCGAAAACCTGGCAAGCGCTTGAGAAGGTCGTCTTCTCGCGGACGCTCGACGCTGTCGAAGGAAATACGCGGCTAGCGACTACGTCGCTTGCCGAGGAACTTCAAACACTAAAAGCTTTACCTGGAAAACAGATTGCGATCGGTGGGGCGACACTTGCTGCTGAAGCAATTGAACTTGGACTCGTCGATCGCTATCATGTCGTGATCTACCCCGTTCTGCTCGGTAGTGGAAAACGGATGTTTCCGGTATTTGATCAACTACAGACGCTACGGTTAGTCGAAACACGCGTCTTTGCTTCCGGATGTATCGCGTTATCTTACGAAAAAATCTAA
- the sufB gene encoding Fe-S cluster assembly protein SufB — protein sequence MAKNMPEIGDYKYGFHDRDISIFRSGRGLTTEVVETISKMKEEPQWMLDFRLKSLKIFNEQAMPAWGGDLSELNFDDITYYVKPSERAEKSWDEVPEEIKRTFDKLGIPEAEQKYLAGVSAQYESEVVYHNMKEDLEEIGVVFKDTDTALKENEDIFREYFGKLIPPTDNKFAALNTAVWSGGSFIYVPKGVKVDTPLQAYFRINSENMGQFERTLIIVDDEASVHYVEGCTAPVYTTNSLHSAVVEIFINKNAYCRYTTIQNWANNVYNLVTKRAICEAGATMEWVDGNIGSKLTMKYPAVILKGEGSRGMTLSIAIAGKGQHQDAGAKMIHLAPNTSSTIVSKSISKHGGKVTYRGIVHFGRKATGARSNIECDTLIMDNQSTSDTIPYNEILNDNISLEHEAKVSKVSEEQLFYLMSRGISQEEATEMIVMGFIEPFTKELPMEYAVEMNRLIKFEMEGSIG from the coding sequence ATGGCAAAGAACATGCCGGAAATTGGCGATTATAAATATGGTTTCCACGATCGCGATATCTCGATCTTCCGTTCTGGACGTGGCTTGACGACTGAAGTCGTCGAAACGATCTCGAAAATGAAGGAAGAACCACAATGGATGCTTGATTTCCGTTTGAAATCACTTAAGATCTTCAACGAACAAGCGATGCCAGCGTGGGGTGGCGATCTCTCAGAATTGAACTTCGACGACATCACGTACTACGTCAAGCCGTCTGAACGAGCAGAGAAATCGTGGGATGAAGTACCGGAAGAAATCAAACGTACGTTTGACAAGCTCGGTATCCCAGAAGCAGAGCAAAAATACTTGGCAGGTGTCTCGGCTCAGTACGAGTCAGAGGTTGTCTACCACAACATGAAAGAAGACCTCGAAGAAATCGGTGTCGTCTTCAAAGATACAGATACAGCCTTAAAAGAAAACGAAGATATCTTCCGTGAGTACTTCGGAAAATTAATCCCGCCAACAGACAACAAGTTCGCAGCATTGAACACAGCGGTCTGGTCAGGTGGATCGTTCATCTACGTACCAAAAGGTGTCAAAGTCGACACGCCGCTTCAAGCCTACTTCCGCATCAACTCGGAAAACATGGGTCAATTCGAGCGGACGTTGATCATCGTTGATGACGAAGCATCGGTTCACTACGTCGAAGGATGTACAGCACCGGTCTACACAACGAACTCGCTTCACTCAGCGGTCGTTGAGATCTTCATCAACAAAAACGCTTACTGCCGTTACACGACGATCCAAAACTGGGCGAACAACGTCTACAACCTCGTTACGAAGCGTGCGATCTGTGAAGCTGGCGCAACGATGGAATGGGTCGATGGTAACATCGGTTCGAAACTGACGATGAAATACCCAGCCGTCATCCTCAAAGGTGAAGGTTCACGCGGTATGACATTGTCAATCGCAATCGCTGGTAAAGGTCAACACCAAGATGCGGGTGCGAAGATGATTCACTTAGCACCGAACACGTCGTCGACGATCGTCTCGAAGTCGATCTCAAAACACGGTGGTAAAGTCACGTACCGCGGTATCGTTCACTTTGGACGGAAAGCGACAGGTGCACGTTCGAACATCGAATGTGATACGCTCATCATGGATAACCAATCGACGTCGGATACGATTCCGTACAACGAAATCCTCAACGACAACATTTCGCTCGAGCACGAAGCGAAAGTCTCGAAGGTCTCGGAAGAGCAATTGTTCTACCTCATGAGCCGCGGGATTTCACAAGAGGAAGCAACGGAAATGATCGTCATGGGCTTCATCGAGCCATTCACGAAAGAACTTCCAATGGAATATGCGGTCGAAATGAACCGTCTCATCAAGTTCGAGATGGAAGGTTCAATCGGATAA
- the sufU gene encoding Fe-S cluster assembly sulfur transfer protein SufU yields the protein MDFNNLDHLYRQVIMDHYKTPRNRGAIEGGVTIDMNNPTCGDTIRLQLAIEDDVVRDAKFDGEGCSISMASASMMTQLVKGKTIEEALRLADIFSDMVQGKDYDDESFDLGDVEALSGVTKFPARIKCATLAWKALERGVEEGK from the coding sequence ATGGATTTTAACAATCTCGATCACTTGTATCGTCAAGTGATCATGGATCACTATAAAACTCCCCGAAATCGCGGTGCGATCGAGGGGGGCGTCACGATCGACATGAACAATCCGACGTGCGGCGATACGATTCGTCTCCAGCTCGCGATTGAAGACGATGTCGTCCGTGATGCGAAATTTGACGGGGAGGGCTGCTCGATCAGCATGGCGTCTGCTTCAATGATGACGCAACTCGTCAAAGGTAAGACTATCGAAGAAGCCTTACGACTCGCGGATATCTTTTCGGACATGGTCCAAGGAAAAGACTATGATGACGAATCGTTCGACCTCGGGGACGTCGAGGCACTCTCGGGTGTCACGAAATTCCCGGCACGGATCAAATGTGCGACACTTGCCTGGAAGGCGCTCGAACGCGGCGTAGAAGAAGGGAAGTAA
- a CDS encoding cysteine desulfurase has product MGIDASIRNQFPILDQQVNDRKLVYLDSAASSQKPLVVINAIDDYYKTIHSNVHRGVHTLGTRATDAYEGARENVRRFIQAQHHEEIIFTRGTTTAINIVASSYGMEHVEEGDEIVVTYLEHHANLIPWQQVAKRKKAKLKYVDLTADGRVTVEAVEAQLSDRTKIVAMAHVSNVLGTINPIKEVARLAHARGAIMVVDAAQSAPHQRINVTDLDCDFLAFSAHKMCGPTGVGVLYGKKALLNAMEPVEFGGEMIDYVGLEESTFKPSPYRFEAGTPIIAGAVGLSAAIDFLEEIGLENVEAHERELAQYAMAQMRDIDGLTIYGPEERVGLVTFNLGDVHAHDVATVLDMQGIAVRAGHHCAQPLMRWLGASSTARASFYLYNTKEEVDALVTGLRQTKEYFSHGF; this is encoded by the coding sequence ATGGGAATCGATGCATCCATCCGCAATCAGTTTCCGATCCTCGACCAACAGGTCAACGACCGGAAACTCGTCTATCTCGATAGTGCGGCCTCGTCGCAGAAGCCGCTCGTCGTCATCAACGCGATTGACGACTACTATAAGACGATTCATTCGAATGTGCACCGTGGCGTCCATACGCTCGGAACACGAGCGACGGATGCGTACGAAGGTGCGCGTGAGAACGTTCGTCGTTTCATCCAGGCGCAACACCATGAAGAAATTATCTTTACCCGCGGCACGACGACGGCGATCAACATCGTCGCGTCAAGCTACGGTATGGAGCATGTCGAAGAAGGCGACGAAATCGTCGTCACATACCTCGAACACCATGCGAATCTCATTCCGTGGCAACAAGTCGCTAAACGCAAAAAAGCGAAGTTGAAATACGTTGATTTGACAGCGGATGGTCGCGTGACGGTCGAAGCGGTCGAAGCACAACTGTCTGACCGGACGAAGATCGTCGCGATGGCACACGTCTCAAACGTTCTCGGTACAATCAATCCGATCAAAGAAGTCGCTCGTCTTGCGCACGCTCGCGGTGCCATCATGGTCGTCGATGCTGCGCAAAGTGCGCCACACCAACGGATTAATGTCACGGATCTCGACTGTGACTTCCTCGCTTTCTCCGCACACAAGATGTGTGGTCCGACAGGCGTTGGTGTTCTTTACGGGAAAAAGGCATTACTCAATGCGATGGAACCCGTCGAATTCGGTGGTGAGATGATTGATTACGTTGGTCTTGAAGAGTCGACGTTCAAACCGTCTCCATATCGTTTCGAAGCTGGGACACCGATCATCGCAGGAGCTGTTGGTTTATCGGCAGCGATTGATTTCTTAGAAGAGATTGGTTTAGAGAACGTCGAAGCACACGAACGTGAACTCGCGCAGTACGCGATGGCACAAATGCGTGACATCGACGGACTCACGATTTACGGTCCGGAAGAACGCGTTGGACTCGTCACGTTCAATCTCGGTGATGTCCATGCACATGACGTCGCAACCGTCCTTGATATGCAGGGAATCGCGGTTCGCGCCGGTCATCACTGTGCACAGCCCTTGATGCGTTGGCTCGGAGCGAGCTCGACGGCTCGCGCTAGCTTCTATCTCTACAACACGAAAGAAGAGGTTGACGCACTCGTGACAGGACTTCGCCAAACGAAGGAGTATTTCAGTCATGGATTTTAA
- the sufD gene encoding Fe-S cluster assembly protein SufD, protein MTVELNLAVNREAVAERATRLGEPSWMVAKRQDALDLAPTLALPKVEKIKIEGWNFTEGTTELETVTGLSSDIEALIGENRDHMLVTRNGQLVHAQNSEAANGVIFTTLEDALKQHPELVEKYFMTEGVQVNEDRLAALNAALRNGGTFLYVPKGVKLSVPMQAIYTLEQSSAALYHHAIIVADADSELTYIENFVSYGDEAHNVNVVTEVFVEDNAKVLFGGVDTLSKGAITYMNRRGVVKQGAKLEWALGHMNDGHTVTETKTHLVGNDSFSDTKAVTVGRGEQKQNFNVRTDHFGKGSEGFILIHGVQKDAATSIFNGTSMIHHGASKSNGVQTERVLMLSEKARGDANPILLIDEDDVMAGHAASVGRVDELQLYYLMSRGLSRKEAERLVVHGFLQPVVSELAIDSVKERLVQVIEGKVN, encoded by the coding sequence ATGACTGTAGAACTGAATCTTGCAGTAAATCGCGAGGCAGTGGCAGAACGTGCGACTCGCTTAGGGGAACCATCTTGGATGGTCGCAAAGCGTCAAGACGCGCTTGATCTTGCCCCAACGCTCGCATTGCCAAAAGTAGAAAAAATCAAGATCGAAGGCTGGAACTTCACAGAAGGTACGACGGAACTCGAAACCGTCACTGGTCTTTCTTCAGATATCGAAGCATTGATCGGCGAAAACCGTGATCACATGCTCGTCACGCGTAACGGACAACTCGTCCACGCGCAAAACAGTGAAGCGGCGAACGGCGTCATCTTCACGACGCTCGAAGACGCATTAAAACAACACCCAGAACTCGTCGAGAAGTACTTCATGACGGAAGGTGTTCAAGTTAACGAAGATCGTCTTGCGGCATTAAACGCAGCACTTCGTAACGGCGGTACGTTCCTTTATGTACCAAAAGGCGTTAAGCTTTCTGTACCGATGCAAGCGATTTACACGCTTGAGCAATCAAGCGCAGCGCTTTACCATCACGCGATCATCGTCGCAGACGCCGACAGCGAATTGACGTATATCGAAAACTTCGTTTCTTATGGTGATGAAGCGCATAACGTTAACGTCGTCACAGAAGTCTTCGTTGAAGACAACGCAAAAGTCCTCTTCGGTGGTGTCGATACGTTATCGAAAGGTGCCATCACGTATATGAACCGTCGTGGTGTCGTCAAACAAGGCGCGAAGCTCGAATGGGCACTCGGTCACATGAATGACGGTCACACGGTTACAGAAACAAAAACACACCTCGTCGGAAACGATTCGTTCTCAGATACGAAAGCCGTTACGGTCGGTCGTGGAGAGCAAAAACAAAACTTCAACGTCCGGACGGACCACTTCGGTAAAGGATCAGAAGGTTTCATCTTGATCCACGGTGTCCAAAAAGACGCAGCAACATCGATCTTCAACGGAACGTCGATGATCCATCACGGCGCTTCGAAATCAAACGGCGTTCAAACGGAACGTGTCCTCATGTTGTCTGAAAAGGCACGTGGTGATGCGAACCCAATCCTCTTGATCGATGAGGATGACGTCATGGCAGGACACGCGGCATCTGTCGGTCGTGTCGATGAACTACAACTCTACTACTTGATGAGCCGTGGCCTTTCACGGAAGGAAGCAGAACGCCTCGTCGTTCACGGATTCCTCCAGCCAGTCGTCTCGGAACTTGCGATTGACTCGGTGAAAGAACGTCTCGTTCAAGTCATCGAAGGGAAAGTAAACTAA
- the sufC gene encoding Fe-S cluster assembly ATPase SufC translates to MKASHLKIEDLHVAIDGKEILKGVNLEIKGGEIHAVMGPNGTGKSTLASALMGHPSYEVTSGSVTLDGEDVLDMEVDERAQAGMFLAMQYPSEISGVTNSDFLRSAINSRREEGDEISLMKFIRELDSQMGLLEMPSEMAHRYLNEGFSGGEKKRNEILQMMMLKPAIAILDEIDSGLDIDALKVVAKGVNEMRSPEFGCLIITHYQRLLNYIEPDFIHIMMGGKIVMSGGKELAHRLEAEGYDWVKKELGIEDVEIETKA, encoded by the coding sequence ATGAAGGCTTCACACTTGAAGATTGAAGATCTACACGTCGCAATCGACGGCAAGGAAATCTTGAAAGGCGTCAACTTGGAAATCAAAGGCGGGGAAATCCACGCGGTCATGGGACCAAACGGGACAGGTAAATCAACACTCGCATCAGCATTGATGGGTCACCCATCGTACGAAGTGACATCTGGTTCAGTCACACTCGACGGCGAAGACGTCCTCGACATGGAAGTCGATGAGCGCGCACAAGCGGGAATGTTCCTCGCAATGCAGTACCCAAGCGAAATCAGTGGTGTCACGAACTCCGACTTCCTTCGTTCAGCGATCAACTCGCGCCGTGAAGAAGGCGATGAAATCTCACTCATGAAGTTCATCCGTGAGCTTGATTCACAAATGGGTCTTCTCGAGATGCCTTCAGAAATGGCACACCGTTACCTCAACGAAGGTTTCTCTGGTGGAGAAAAGAAACGTAACGAAATTCTTCAGATGATGATGCTTAAACCAGCGATCGCGATTCTTGATGAAATCGATTCAGGTCTTGATATCGATGCATTGAAAGTCGTTGCAAAAGGTGTCAACGAAATGCGTTCACCTGAATTCGGCTGCTTGATCATCACGCACTACCAACGTCTCTTGAACTATATCGAGCCAGACTTCATCCACATCATGATGGGCGGAAAAATCGTCATGTCTGGTGGTAAAGAACTCGCACACCGTCTCGAAGCAGAAGGTTATGACTGGGTTAAAAAAGAACTCGGCATCGAAGACGTCGAAATCGAAACAAAAGCGTAA
- a CDS encoding MDR family MFS transporter, producing MQRIRQLHPLTLGVLFGTFFSRLGTFITMPFFAIYMTTVLKFDPVDVGWVLSISAIASLIMSFIGGTLSDRYGRRAMMLAGTIGFAIVFIALAQVETFWAFFTLSALNGVCRSIFEPSARALISDTTDEANRLFVFNIRYAMINIAAAIGPGIALLLSAGNTSATFYITAFVYIVYGVMIGILFKRHPITETHGGKKVSFGATVRLLRTDIAFTLALAGIIFGVFGYSQFNSTLPQFLTETSLLEGGKTLYAILITINAITVLIVQYPIMKFGMKTSPLVSITTGIATVAIGLFIMGNANAIWLMIVAMFIFTCGEVMMFTMTDILTDRFAKPELRGSYFGAMGLTSIGQSIGPIAGGHLLSLYGADRPLPIFGILAGLTLFGIPLLLLSQRIHRASTIEELEEPVKLSNDSQQNA from the coding sequence ATGCAACGCATTCGTCAACTGCATCCGTTGACACTCGGGGTCTTGTTCGGGACGTTTTTCTCGCGTCTCGGAACGTTCATCACGATGCCGTTCTTCGCCATCTACATGACGACCGTCCTGAAGTTTGATCCGGTCGATGTCGGCTGGGTCCTCAGTATCTCAGCGATCGCCAGCCTCATTATGAGTTTCATCGGTGGTACCTTGTCGGATCGGTATGGTCGCCGGGCGATGATGCTTGCCGGAACGATTGGATTCGCGATCGTCTTCATTGCGCTGGCACAAGTCGAGACGTTCTGGGCATTCTTTACGCTCAGTGCCTTGAACGGGGTCTGTCGCTCAATCTTCGAGCCATCTGCTCGTGCCTTGATCAGTGATACGACGGATGAAGCGAACCGGTTGTTCGTCTTCAATATCCGTTACGCGATGATCAACATCGCAGCAGCGATCGGACCGGGAATCGCTTTACTGCTGAGTGCGGGGAACACGTCCGCGACGTTTTACATCACGGCATTCGTCTATATCGTGTACGGGGTGATGATCGGTATCTTATTCAAACGCCATCCGATTACCGAGACGCATGGTGGGAAAAAGGTGTCGTTTGGAGCAACGGTTCGTCTGTTGCGGACGGATATCGCTTTTACGCTGGCACTCGCCGGCATCATCTTCGGGGTTTTCGGCTACAGTCAGTTCAACTCGACCTTGCCACAGTTCTTGACGGAAACGTCACTGCTTGAAGGCGGGAAGACACTCTATGCGATTTTGATCACGATCAATGCGATCACTGTCTTAATCGTCCAATATCCGATCATGAAGTTTGGTATGAAGACGTCACCGCTCGTCTCGATCACGACCGGGATTGCGACTGTTGCGATCGGATTGTTCATCATGGGAAATGCGAACGCGATCTGGTTGATGATCGTCGCGATGTTCATCTTCACGTGCGGGGAAGTCATGATGTTCACGATGACCGACATCTTGACCGATCGGTTTGCCAAACCAGAATTACGGGGCAGTTATTTCGGGGCGATGGGCTTGACGTCGATCGGACAATCAATCGGTCCGATCGCCGGAGGACATTTGTTAAGTTTATATGGAGCGGACCGTCCGTTACCGATTTTCGGGATATTAGCGGGCTTGACATTATTCGGAATACCACTGCTCTTACTGTCACAACGGATTCATCGGGCTTCGACGATCGAGGAACTCGAGGAACCGGTGAAACTTTCGAATGATTCTCAACAAAACGCATGA
- a CDS encoding MetQ/NlpA family ABC transporter substrate-binding protein, whose translation MKVWKKFVGTAAVSVLAISLAACGEKSSGSGSDDKTLVIGASNVPHAEILQHVKKEYEAKGYKLEIKKFQDYVLPNKALAAKEIDANYFQHVPYLEQQEKENKSYKFANAGGVHVEPLGIYSKKYKSLDKLPNGATILTSSNVAERGRVLTFLQNEGLIKLKDGKTTDAQLGDIAENPKKLKFKTNIEASLLPQAYKNNEGDAVLINTNYAIDNGLNPLKDAIASEDESSPYVNIIVTRDGDEKDKRVTALLDVLHEKKNQDWILDKYKGAVVPVSK comes from the coding sequence ATGAAAGTTTGGAAAAAATTCGTAGGTACTGCCGCTGTATCCGTCTTAGCAATCAGCCTTGCTGCATGTGGCGAAAAATCATCAGGATCAGGTAGCGACGACAAAACACTTGTCATCGGTGCTTCAAACGTACCGCACGCTGAGATTCTTCAGCACGTTAAAAAAGAATATGAAGCAAAAGGTTACAAGCTTGAAATCAAGAAGTTCCAAGATTACGTACTTCCGAACAAAGCACTCGCAGCGAAAGAAATCGATGCGAACTACTTCCAGCACGTACCGTATCTTGAGCAACAAGAGAAAGAAAACAAATCGTATAAGTTCGCGAACGCAGGTGGCGTTCACGTTGAACCACTCGGTATCTACTCGAAGAAATACAAGTCACTCGATAAGTTACCAAACGGTGCAACGATCCTGACGAGCTCAAACGTCGCGGAACGCGGTCGTGTCTTGACGTTCCTTCAAAACGAAGGATTGATTAAACTCAAAGACGGTAAAACGACAGATGCACAACTCGGTGATATCGCAGAGAACCCGAAGAAACTTAAGTTCAAGACGAACATCGAAGCATCACTGCTTCCGCAAGCTTACAAAAACAATGAAGGCGACGCCGTCCTCATCAACACGAACTATGCGATCGATAACGGTCTGAACCCGTTGAAAGACGCGATCGCTTCAGAAGATGAGTCGTCACCATACGTCAACATCATCGTTACACGTGACGGCGATGAAAAAGACAAGCGTGTCACAGCACTTCTTGACGTTCTGCACGAAAAGAAAAACCAAGATTGGATCCTCGACAAGTACAAAGGTGCGGTCGTTCCAGTCAGCAAATAA
- a CDS encoding methionine ABC transporter permease yields the protein MISFFDNLDWDMVWEATGSTVYMTAIAGVSTFVLGLIIGLLLYATNEELLFKNRAFYSVLSLIVNVFRSIPFIILLILLIPFTTAIVGSFLGPTAALPALIFGAAPFYGRMVELALREVDKGVIEAAESMGATKFQIIYKVLIPEALPAIVSGITVTLVSLVGYTAMAGVVGGGGLGDMAFIEGFQRSQNDVIVIATLLILAIVFVIQIIGDLLIRAIDKR from the coding sequence ATGATTTCATTCTTTGACAACCTAGACTGGGACATGGTGTGGGAAGCGACAGGCAGTACCGTCTATATGACGGCAATCGCTGGTGTTTCGACATTCGTTCTCGGTTTGATCATTGGTTTGCTATTGTATGCGACAAACGAAGAGTTATTGTTCAAGAATCGGGCGTTTTATTCAGTGTTGAGCTTGATCGTCAACGTCTTCCGTTCGATTCCGTTCATCATCTTACTGATCTTATTGATTCCATTTACGACAGCGATCGTCGGTTCGTTCCTCGGACCAACGGCAGCATTACCGGCACTGATTTTCGGTGCTGCACCATTTTACGGTCGGATGGTTGAACTCGCGTTACGTGAAGTCGATAAAGGTGTCATCGAGGCAGCTGAATCGATGGGGGCGACGAAGTTCCAAATCATCTATAAAGTCTTAATCCCGGAAGCGTTGCCTGCCATCGTTTCTGGTATCACGGTCACACTCGTCTCACTTGTCGGTTATACGGCAATGGCCGGAGTAGTCGGCGGAGGTGGACTTGGGGACATGGCCTTCATCGAAGGATTCCAGCGTTCTCAAAACGATGTCATCGTCATTGCGACACTCTTAATCTTAGCGATCGTCTTCGTCATCCAAATCATTGGTGATTTGCTGATCCGTGCGATCGATAAACGTTAA